The Candidatus Bathyarchaeota archaeon sequence CCTTGATAACCTTCACCATTTTTTCCTCTCATCCAATTATGTTATATCATAAATATCGTGACAAAGGCTCTACTACCGCCTTAAGAATTACAAAAATTGTTTATACATTAAGGATTTGGGGATGTCACAGTTATTACCTCACGCCTCCATGCAGTTACTTTTACATTTACTAATATGCGTTACGTTGATTCTTTCCTGTTAATCCTATCTAGACGGATATCTTACGAGGAAGAAGCAAACTTCAATAAAGATTTAAATGTTAGCCTTATTTGGGATGCAAAATTAGATAAGGATAAGTAAAAACAAAGTTAAACTGCATGCAAAATAAAACAACTTGAAAAAAGTTATGAAACGTCCTTTAAAGGAGAAACGTAGCAGTGCTACATTTGTCTGCGTTAAACAGGGTTGTGGAAAACTTTTTCAGTAAAGAAACACTCGCTGCCGCTGCTGATTTCTTGCGAGAAGCTCGCCTTAGAACTACGAGAAGCGCAATGCTTCATGGCTTATGTCTAGTTATAATTGCAATTATCGCATTTACCACACGTATACTTCCTCTTCGCTGGGGCGCCTATCTCTCAGAGTTTGATCCATATTACCATTACCGGGTCACCAATTACATAGTTTCTTATGGCTTTCAAGCTTTCTTCACTTGGTTTGATCGAATGAGTTGGTATCCTTATGGTCGTAATATTGCACTTACAACACCCCCTGGTCTTCCATTTACTGGGGCTGTTATTTACTTACTTTTGAGAAGCCTTGGACTTTCAGTAAGTGTGCTTGATGTATGCATTTACCTTCCTCCGGTTATGGGCGTAATTACATGTCTAATTGTATATTATTTCGCTCGAGACATGGGTAATAAAGAAGTAGGGCTTTTCGCTGCGCTCTTCTTAGCTTTAAACCCAGCCTACATTAGTCGAACATATTTAGGATTTTACAAACATGAGACCATTGGAGTATTCGCAATTGTACTCGCCTCCCTGTTGTTCACAAGGTCAATAGACTTAAAACGGTCAATCATTTCTTCAACAATTTATTTCATTGCTGCAGGGCTAACTCTTGGCTATCTGAACGTTAGTTGGGGTGCCTTCTACTATGCAGTAGATCTAATAGCACTTTTCACCCTGGTCCTTATAGCTTTACGAAGATATAGTACCCGCCTCTTATTGTCATATTGTGTAGTAATGGTAATTAGTTTAGCACTAGCTACATCCGTCCCTCGTCCAGGTTATAGCGTTCTATATTCAGCAGGAATTCTTCCGGTTTATATCGTACTTGTAATCCTCTGCGCCTGCGAGTTAGCACGACATGTAACATCGTTGAAAAATCGCGCCATCTTAGCAACCAGCATTATGACAATAGCAATAATCACTTTTGTTATTCTTTACACGTATGGGTTTATCTCGCCCCTAATGGGAAAAATGATTTCTGTCCTCAACCCTCTTGCCCGACTGGAAATGCCTATCGTCCAATCCGTCGCAGAACATAGACCTGCAACTTGGGCAGCGTTCTATTATGAATTTGGCATTCTCGTTTTCTTAGCGCCAATAGGCTTTCTATTTGCTGCTCAACGTCCCACCAACCAAAATCTATACGCAACCATCTTTGGAATAACGGCACTCTACTTTGCAGCATCGATGGTAAGATTAACTCTAATCCTGGCACCAGCATTCTGCATCCTTGGAGCAATAGCAACAGCTGAAATCATTAAACCGTTTATTGACATAATAAGAGGCGTTACAATCTTTCCACGGAGGAAGGTTCGTTTTGTTTCGAGAGTGGGGCCTGAGTTTGGTGTAGTATTCATTCTTGTAATTTTCTTAATGCTTCTTCCAACATTGATGCGAGGTATTGAAGGAGCTTACCAACCTGTGACGATTGCCTCATCCACGGTTCCAGTAAGGCAATATTATGGAGATTGGTTGGAGGCTTGCGCATGGCTGTATAGTAATACCCCCTCAGATGCGGTGATTTGCAGTTGGTGGGACTACGGGTATTATATCACAGTTCTTGCCAACCGAACATCTTTGGCAGATAACGCAACCCTAAATTCAACGCAGATAAAAAATATCGCTCTCATTTATCTATCTGATGAGATACAGGCTTTACCAATTCTTCAACGATATCATGTCTCATATGTTGTTGTGTTTACTACGATTTGGCTTGGCACGTATTATGGTGATGAAGTTAAGTGGTCGTGGATGGCAAAAATTGCGGGACTTAATGATACACAACTTGTAGATAACGAATTGACTTCGATGTTTAGGTTGCCAATAAGCCTTCCTAATAGAAACTTTGTAATTACTAAGCTTATACTTTACGGACTTTTAACTGAGCGTACAACGATGTATGGATTGCCTCGCCCAGACCACTTTACTTTAGTATACTCATCTTCCAATAAGTTAGTTTTTATTTACAAAGTAATTTATTAGAGTGATTGACATTTCCATAAAACCAAATCTAAATCTCAGGGAAAAACCTTTCATTAGGTTAGCTGATATATGTTATTCTTTCTCCTTCGGGTTTACGGCGTGTTCTTTCAAAAAATTCTAGCTTCTTTTCAACTTCCTCAACTTTCCTTAAAGCCTCACCTGATTTCTGAATCTCACATTCTAAATCGCTTATATCGATATCTAAATCGAGAAATTTTTGTAATACGTTTATGACATTTTTCGCAGCCTTGGGATCCGCCATGTAACCTGTTGTTTCAGCTAGAAGACAGATGGCATTTATATGCCAAAACTTGGCAAGCCCAACTAACAAACCTGCTGTGCCAACTATAGGGGTTCCAGGTGGACCGATGCTAACGCCTATCTCTACCAGCCTGTCCAATAAGTTTTTGCTGCTTGCTACACCAATTACCCTTGGCTCTTTGGTGACACATGCAGCCGCATATCCACCGACGGTTAGAATGGTCTTCACATTATGCCTCTCTGCAAATGAGAGAATTTTGTTGGCAATATCGTATTGACCATCGAGAGTTTGGGCTTGGCTGTCGCCTGTCAGAAGTATAAGGTCGTTCTTTCCTGGTATCTTATTCTTCCAGTAGAAAAATTCGCCGCGAAGGAGTCTTGCGCTTCCATTTTGGTCAACAATTACATGATACGGAAAAAATGGAGAATATAGATCCGCAAGTTTTTGCGCCCTAAGCTGTCTTATCAAATAGGTAACAGTGATTTTTCCAACGGATCCTAAACCCGGGAGACCCTC is a genomic window containing:
- a CDS encoding proteasome assembly chaperone family protein, with the protein product MKQTIIREKTKVTLKNPLLIEGLPGLGSVGKITVTYLIRQLRAQKLADLYSPFFPYHVIVDQNGSARLLRGEFFYWKNKIPGKNDLILLTGDSQAQTLDGQYDIANKILSFAERHNVKTILTVGGYAAACVTKEPRVIGVASSKNLLDRLVEIGVSIGPPGTPIVGTAGLLVGLAKFWHINAICLLAETTGYMADPKAAKNVINVLQKFLDLDIDISDLECEIQKSGEALRKVEEVEKKLEFFERTRRKPEGERITYIS